Genomic window (Dyadobacter fanqingshengii):
TAACTTGCACGCAACCGCCCCATACTCAACCATTTGAACCGCTTTATAAATTCTTCCCGGTCAAAATTCCAGGAACCTGCCACTGTGTACGTCGGCAGCCAGCGGGCAATGGCCGACTTCCCAAAACCATTTGAACCGTCGTAACGCACGTAGCCCGTGAAGTTGTATTTGTCGTCCAATGTATAACCGGCGCTGCCATAAAATGCTGCGAAACGCTCGTAATCCATGCGCATGCCGTAATACTGAAAATTGGCTTCAATGGTCTGTTTTAAAATGCGGTAATCCACAAATGGCGTCCCTCCCTGCTCATACTGAAATCCATATCCCGTGTTATTGCGATTTTGCCTGTTGGAATATTTAATCTCCTGCCCTGCAAGCAAACTTACGGCGTGTCTTTCATTGAATGTCTTATTATACCGGATGTTGTTACGAATGTTGTAAAACAGCAATTGATCCTCATTGGTATTATAAAATCCGCCACTGGGCAGTACAACAACGGGATATGCGTTCGGCACATCGGGATCTGTGTAAAGATATTTGTTGGCTAATGCAATGGTGGAGTTATCCGCCGCGCGATACGCATTGGCCATATTGGAATTTTCTGTAATAATGTGCTCGCGGCCAGTTTGAATGTAGCGCAGCGCACCGATAAAATCATAAGTAATGTTATCCGTGATCTTGTAAGAAAAATCACCCTGCAACTTGATGTCCGCCAGATTCAGCTTGATCCGGTTATTTTCAAGCTCCGAAACAATGTTAAACGGCGCAAAATTTCTTCGGAAAAATTCAAGGTTCCCATTCTCGTCATACGCTGTCAGCGTCCGGCTTGTGTTGAGCGCATAGCTGAAAGGATTGATGTCGAAATCCCTGTCAAACTTCCCTTCTACAGGGTTGCTTCGGCGGCTCAGCGAGCCCGGAGCCTCCTGCCTCCTCACGGAAGCGAGCGTCAACAGGCCCAGCGTAATTTTGGGTGAAAGCTGGTAAGTGTTTTTGAAATTCAGCGTGTATCTTTTGACCTTGTCTGCAATCGTCCAGCCGTTATCGTCCAGATAACTTGTTGACACATAAGACGTAGACTTATCCGTCCCGAAGGATACACTTACTGAATGCTCTTGAATGAAATTTTGCTTGAAGAGCACATCAAACCAGTCGGTGTTCGCCCGGGCATAGCCCAGCAAGAAGTTCCGCTTTGCTTCCGGCGTGTTTGGCATGGGGAAGTTACCCTGGTCGTCACCGGTCAGCGAGTTGTAATATTTACCATAAACACCATAATCAGGCTTGGAAAGAATGTTGGAAGTGAGGTAACCCTTTCTTTCCAGCTCACCCAGGACCGACATTTGTTGTGCGGAATTCATGATGTTGAAATTCCGGTAACTTGGCGTGAGCTGCGTGCTGAAATTACCAGCATAAGTAATGACTGGTTTACCGCTTTTTCCTTTTTTGGTCGTGATCACAATCACACCATTCATGGCTCTTGCGCCGTATAAAGCCGCCGCCGCCGCGTCCTTCAAAATATCAAATGTCTCAATATCAGCCGGGTTAAGCCCCGCAACCGCCGACCCGAGCAATGTAGTCGGGTCTCCGCTAGAAAGCTGATCATTGGAGATGTTGACGATATCTTCCTGCACAACCCCGTCAATTACCCACAAAGGCTTGTTATCGCCATTCAATGAAGTAGCGCCCCGGATCCGGACTTTAGGCGCTGCGCCGAATGTTCCGGAAACGTTCTGGATGGAAACTCCGGCCGCGCGGCCTTCAAGCATCC
Coding sequences:
- a CDS encoding SusC/RagA family TonB-linked outer membrane protein → MDVLYRISGLSRLSVLLAILVFLSSSFSVFSNSVSSVDIDIKGVVKSTTGEALIGSTIRVKGTQKGTVTNEKGEFVLQGVNDAATLVVTMIGFLPKEVKAARSISIELAEDAVGLQDVVVTGFQQIDKNKFTGSAVTLKTDDVKIDGLPDVSRMLEGRAAGVSIQNVSGTFGAAPKVRIRGATSLNGDNKPLWVIDGVVQEDIVNISNDQLSSGDPTTLLGSAVAGLNPADIETFDILKDAAAAALYGARAMNGVIVITTKKGKSGKPVITYAGNFSTQLTPSYRNFNIMNSAQQMSVLGELERKGYLTSNILSKPDYGVYGKYYNSLTGDDQGNFPMPNTPEAKRNFLLGYARANTDWFDVLFKQNFIQEHSVSVSFGTDKSTSYVSTSYLDDNGWTIADKVKRYTLNFKNTYQLSPKITLGLLTLASVRRQEAPGSLSRRSNPVEGKFDRDFDINPFSYALNTSRTLTAYDENGNLEFFRRNFAPFNIVSELENNRIKLNLADIKLQGDFSYKITDNITYDFIGALRYIQTGREHIITENSNMANAYRAADNSTIALANKYLYTDPDVPNAYPVVVLPSGGFYNTNEDQLLFYNIRNNIRYNKTFNERHAVSLLAGQEIKYSNRQNRNNTGYGFQYEQGGTPFVDYRILKQTIEANFQYYGMRMDYERFAAFYGSAGYTLDDKYNFTGYVRYDGSNGFGKSAIARWLPTYTVAGSWNFDREEFIKRFKWLSMGRLRASYGLSADTGPATNSAALFQSIITRRPYGDEKESAIQLASLENTELTWEKLYSGNVGLDLGFLANRINLSVDGYIRNSFDLIDEIKTSGIGGQIYKVANYADMESYGVDFSLDGVLFKNKDWDFRSRVTVGYARTRITNVDNTPGIFDLVKAEGANVQGKPVRSLFSIKYNSLNPETGVPIFLNENGEVSSDVYLQDQNVAYLKYEGPVDPPFTGGFNNTLTYKDLSMNVFLTYQAGNKIRLNPLYKSTFSDLDAMPREFLDRWVMSGDEDVTKVPSISDQLEQQYLAGTYPYNIYNYSTERVAKGDFIRLKSVSLAYKVPLIIASKYGFKGASIQLSSINPWLIYADKKLKGQDPEFFNSGGVAQPIQKQFTVALKLTL